One window of Equus asinus isolate D_3611 breed Donkey chromosome 7, EquAss-T2T_v2, whole genome shotgun sequence genomic DNA carries:
- the LOC106827946 gene encoding peroxisomal succinyl-coenzyme A thioesterase-like: MAATVTVEPAGRCLWDEPVRIAVRGLAPGQPVTLRASLRDEKGALFRAHARYRADATGQLDLERAPALGGSFAGLEPMGLLWALEPEKPLWRFLKRDVQAPFAVQLEVLDGHEPEAGRLLGRAVHERAFLGPGVRRKPVRAGRVRATLFLPPGPGPFPGVIDIFGVGGGLLEYRASLLASHGFATLALAYYDFDDLPTRLDSIHLDYFEEAVSYMLQHAQVKGPGIGLLGISLGADICLSMASFLKNISATVSINGSGLSGSTDIRYKQTCLPRLGYDPRRIKVAFSGLLDIVDVRNDVVGGCEDPSMIPIDKAQGPILFIVGLDDHNWRSEFYAQLASDRLQAHGKEKPQIISYPGAGHNIEPPYFPLCPASLHKLVDKPVLWGGEPRAHSKAQVDAWKQILTFFCKHLGGTQKRASPKL, from the exons ATGGCGGCGACGGTGACCGTGGAGCCCGCGGGCCGCTGCCTCTGGGACGAGCCCGTGCGCATCGCCGTGCGCGGCCTGGCCCCGGGGCAGCCGGTCACGCTGCGCGCGTCCCTGCGCGACGAGAAGGGCGCTCTCTTCCGGGCCCACGCGCGCTACCGTGCCGACGCCACGGGCCAGCTGGACCTGGAGCGCGCGCCCGCGCTGGGCGGCAGCTTCGCGGGGCTCGAGCCCATGGGGCTCCTCTGGGCCCTGGAGCCCGAGAAGCCGTTATGGCGCTTTCTGAAGCGGGACGTGCAGGCGCCGTTCGCCGTGCAGCTGGAGGTGCTCGACGGCCACGAGCCCGAGGCCGGGCGGCTGCTGGGCCGGGCGGTGCACGAGCGCGCCTTCCTGGGGCCCGGGGTGCGGCGGAAGCCGGTGCGCGCGGGCCGGGTGCGCGCCACGCTCTTCCTGCCGCCAG GACCTGGCCCTTTCCCAGGGGTCATTGACATCTTTGGTGTTGGAGGGGGCCTGCTGGAGTATCGAGCCAGCCTTCTGGCCAGTCATGGCTTTGCCACGTTGGCTCTGGCTTATTATGACTTTGACGATCTCCCCACGAGACTGGACAGCATACACCTGGACTACTTTGAAGAAGCCGTGAGCTACATGCTGCAGCACGCCCAG gTTAAAGGCCCAGGCATTGGGCTTCTGGGCATTTCTTTAGGGGCAGATATTTGTCTCTCCATGGCCTCATTTTTGAAGAACATCTCAGCCACAGTTTCCATCAATGGATCAGGCCTCAGTGGGAGCACAGACATACGCTACAAGCAGACTTGCCTCCCACGATTGGGCTATGATCCGAGGAGAATCAAGGTAGCTTTCTCAGGCCTCCTGGATATTGTGGATGTGCGGAATGATGTTGTAGGGGGGTGTGAAGACCCCAGCATGATTCCAATAGACAAGGCCCAGGGGCCCATCCTCTTCATCGTTGGTCTGGATGACCATAACTGGAGGAGTGAGTTCTATGCCCAGCTAGCCTCTGATCGCTTACAGGCCCATGGAAAGGAAAAACCTCAGATCATCTCTTACCCTGGCGCTGGGCATAACATTGAGCCTCCTTACTTCCCCCTGTGCCCAGCTTCCCTGCACAAACTTGTGGACAAACCTGTGCTCTGGGGTGGGGAGCCCAGGGCTCATTCTAAGGCCCAGGTAGatgcttggaagcagattctaaCCTTCTTCTGCAAACATCTTGGAGGGACCCAGAAGAGAGCTTCCCCCAAATTGTAA